From one Rhizobium rosettiformans genomic stretch:
- a CDS encoding NADH:flavin oxidoreductase: MTGNRDPLLQPFQLKHLTLKNRIMSTAHEPAYSEAGMPTERYRLYHVEKAKGGIALTMTAGSASVSRDSPPAFGNLLAWKDEIVPHLKRLTDDCHEHGCAVMIQLTHLGRRTNWNKGDWLPVLAPSPIREPAHRHFPKEIEDWDIERIVEDYATAAARMQEAGLDGIEFEAYGHLMDSFWSPATNRREDEYGGSLDNRMRFSNLVISAVRKAVGPDFIVGIRMVADEDWDKGLSRHEGVEIAKRFASSGKIDFLNIIRGHIEHDAALNNVIPIQGMAASPHLDFAGDIRAATKFPVFHAARIADVATARHAIAEGKLDMVGMTRAHIADPHIVRKIIEGREHQIRPCVGATYCLDRIYEGGEALCIHNAATSREALIPHDLPKAEKPRKAVVVGAGPAGLEAARVLAERGHHVEVLEASSRAGGQVNLLTRNPRRKEMVGIVDWRLAELERLGVSIHYDTYAGVDDVLGFDPDLVVIATGGIAQSPELEAGDDLVISSWDILAGSVKPEGPVLLYDDNGGHPGMSAAEVIANAGVELEVVSPERFFAPEMGGMNHVPYAKTFAEKNVRVTINTKLVGLRRDGNALLATLGSDFSDVRVERRVAQVVVEHGTMANADLYLDLKPLSRNRGAVDYSALIARRDPLPLKDEAASFDLLRIGDAIESRNIHAAVYDALRFCSLL; the protein is encoded by the coding sequence ATGACCGGGAACCGTGATCCCCTTCTCCAGCCTTTCCAGCTGAAGCACCTGACGCTGAAGAACCGCATCATGTCGACGGCGCATGAACCGGCCTATTCGGAAGCGGGCATGCCGACAGAGCGCTACCGGCTCTATCATGTCGAAAAGGCGAAAGGCGGCATCGCGCTCACCATGACGGCGGGCTCGGCCAGTGTGAGTCGCGACAGCCCGCCGGCCTTTGGCAATCTCTTGGCTTGGAAGGACGAGATCGTCCCGCATCTGAAGCGTCTGACCGATGACTGTCACGAGCATGGCTGCGCCGTGATGATCCAGCTCACCCATCTCGGCCGTCGTACCAATTGGAACAAGGGTGACTGGCTGCCGGTGCTGGCGCCTTCGCCGATCCGCGAGCCGGCCCACCGGCATTTTCCCAAGGAGATCGAGGACTGGGACATCGAGCGCATCGTCGAGGATTACGCGACGGCCGCCGCCCGTATGCAGGAAGCCGGCCTCGATGGGATCGAGTTTGAAGCTTACGGCCATCTGATGGACAGCTTCTGGTCGCCGGCCACCAACCGGCGCGAGGATGAGTACGGCGGCTCCCTCGACAACCGCATGCGCTTTTCCAACCTGGTGATATCAGCCGTTAGAAAAGCCGTCGGTCCGGATTTCATCGTCGGCATCCGCATGGTCGCCGATGAGGATTGGGACAAAGGTCTTTCGCGCCACGAGGGCGTCGAGATCGCGAAGCGCTTCGCAAGCTCCGGCAAGATCGATTTCCTGAACATCATCAGGGGCCATATCGAGCACGACGCGGCACTCAACAACGTCATCCCCATCCAGGGCATGGCGGCCTCGCCACATCTCGACTTCGCCGGTGATATCAGGGCGGCGACCAAGTTCCCGGTCTTCCATGCTGCCCGCATCGCCGATGTCGCAACCGCCCGCCATGCGATTGCCGAGGGAAAGCTCGACATGGTCGGCATGACCCGTGCCCATATCGCCGATCCGCACATCGTCAGAAAAATCATCGAGGGCCGCGAGCACCAGATCCGCCCCTGTGTCGGCGCGACCTATTGTCTCGACCGCATCTATGAAGGCGGCGAGGCGCTTTGCATCCACAATGCCGCGACCAGCCGCGAGGCGCTGATCCCGCATGATCTGCCAAAGGCGGAAAAGCCACGCAAGGCGGTGGTGGTTGGGGCAGGGCCGGCAGGCCTGGAAGCCGCACGCGTGCTCGCCGAGCGCGGCCATCATGTCGAGGTGCTGGAAGCGTCGAGCCGGGCTGGCGGTCAGGTGAACCTACTGACCCGCAATCCGCGCCGCAAGGAAATGGTTGGCATTGTCGATTGGCGTCTGGCGGAACTGGAGCGGCTGGGGGTGAGCATCCACTATGACACCTATGCCGGTGTCGACGACGTGCTTGGCTTCGATCCCGATCTTGTTGTCATCGCAACCGGCGGCATCGCTCAGTCGCCGGAACTGGAGGCAGGCGATGATCTCGTCATCTCCAGCTGGGACATCCTCGCCGGCAGCGTAAAGCCCGAGGGGCCGGTTCTTCTCTACGACGACAATGGCGGTCATCCCGGCATGAGTGCCGCAGAAGTCATTGCCAATGCCGGCGTCGAACTTGAAGTCGTCTCGCCGGAACGCTTCTTTGCGCCGGAGATGGGCGGCATGAACCATGTGCCCTATGCCAAGACCTTCGCTGAAAAGAATGTCCGGGTCACGATCAACACCAAGTTGGTGGGCCTTCGCCGCGATGGCAATGCTTTGCTCGCGACACTCGGCTCGGATTTCTCGGATGTGCGGGTGGAGCGACGCGTCGCCCAAGTGGTCGTGGAGCACGGCACCATGGCCAATGCCGATCTCTATCTGGACCTCAAGCCGCTTTCACGCAATCGCGGCGCCGTCGACTATTCCGCGCTAATCGCGAGACGCGATCCACTGCCGCTCAAGGATGAGGCCGCCAGCTTCGACCTTCTGCGCATCGGTGACGCCATCGAAAGCCGCAACATCCACGCTGCCGTCTACGATGCCCTGCGCTTTTGCAGCCTTCTGTAG
- the mutL gene encoding DNA mismatch repair endonuclease MutL: MIIKQLSETLINQIAAGEVIERPASAAKELIENAIDAGATRIEVATAGGGKTLLRVIDNGCGMGPEDLALAIRRHCTSKLNETLFDIRSLGFRGEALPSIGSVAKLTITSRPVGAGSGAEIAVVGGKVGDVRPAAANPGTTVEVRDLFFATPARLKFMKTEKAEAGAITEIVKRMAIAFPAIRFVLSGTDRSTLEFPGTGDDHLARIAQILGADFKDNAIELDAEREDVRLTGFAGVPTFNRGNSAHQYAFVNGRPVQDKQILSAIRGAYAETIPQGRYPVAVLSLTLDPALVDVNVHPAKSDVRFRDPALVRGLIVGAIRQSLQREGDRAATTGAGGMLRAFRPGFSPQPAQAWSPASSPSRPLYGGAPSFGGGLAAAAAPAARGFGEVAQAAFDSLSVPTARSEPMVTAPAPTSTSVEAISNYPLGAARAQVHANYIVAQTDDGLVIVDQHAAHERLVFEQMRKALTGRRLPSQGLLIPEIVDLPEEDCDRLMLHAESLEQLGLAIERFGPGAIAVRETPAMLGEMDATQLVRDLADEIAEWDTADRLSAKLEHVAATMACHGSVRSGRRLRVEEMNALLRQMEQTPGSGQCNHGRPTYVELKLSDIERLFGRS, encoded by the coding sequence ATGATCATCAAGCAGCTTTCCGAAACGCTCATCAACCAGATCGCCGCCGGCGAGGTCATCGAAAGACCGGCCAGCGCGGCGAAGGAATTGATCGAGAATGCGATCGACGCCGGCGCTACCCGGATCGAGGTGGCGACTGCTGGCGGCGGCAAGACGCTTTTGCGTGTCATCGACAATGGCTGCGGCATGGGGCCGGAGGATCTGGCGCTTGCCATTCGCCGGCATTGCACGTCGAAGCTCAACGAGACGCTGTTCGACATCCGCTCGCTCGGTTTCCGGGGCGAGGCCCTGCCTTCGATCGGCTCGGTCGCCAAGCTCACGATCACAAGCCGCCCGGTGGGTGCCGGCAGCGGCGCGGAGATCGCTGTGGTCGGTGGCAAGGTCGGGGATGTTCGTCCGGCGGCGGCCAATCCGGGGACGACGGTCGAGGTGCGCGACCTGTTCTTTGCGACACCGGCGCGGCTCAAATTCATGAAGACGGAAAAGGCGGAAGCGGGTGCGATCACCGAGATCGTCAAACGCATGGCGATCGCCTTTCCGGCGATCCGTTTCGTGCTCTCAGGCACCGACCGCTCGACGCTCGAATTTCCCGGCACCGGCGACGATCATCTGGCGCGGATTGCGCAGATACTGGGCGCCGATTTCAAGGACAACGCGATCGAGCTCGATGCCGAGCGGGAGGATGTGCGGCTCACAGGCTTTGCCGGTGTGCCGACTTTCAATCGGGGCAATTCCGCCCATCAATATGCCTTCGTCAACGGCCGCCCCGTGCAGGACAAGCAGATCCTGTCGGCCATCCGTGGCGCCTATGCCGAGACGATCCCGCAGGGACGTTATCCGGTGGCGGTTCTCTCGCTGACGCTCGATCCGGCGCTTGTCGACGTCAACGTGCATCCGGCGAAATCGGACGTGCGTTTCCGCGATCCGGCGCTGGTGCGCGGGCTGATCGTCGGTGCCATCAGGCAATCGCTGCAGCGCGAGGGCGACCGGGCAGCGACGACCGGGGCCGGTGGCATGCTGCGCGCCTTCCGTCCGGGTTTCTCGCCGCAACCGGCACAGGCGTGGTCACCGGCCAGTTCGCCGTCGCGGCCTCTCTATGGAGGTGCGCCGAGCTTTGGCGGCGGGCTTGCGGCAGCGGCCGCACCGGCTGCGCGCGGTTTTGGTGAGGTGGCACAGGCGGCATTCGACAGCCTCTCCGTGCCGACCGCCCGCAGCGAACCGATGGTGACTGCCCCTGCCCCTACAAGCACTTCTGTCGAGGCGATCTCGAACTATCCGCTGGGTGCCGCCCGGGCACAGGTGCATGCCAACTATATCGTGGCGCAGACGGATGACGGGCTTGTCATCGTCGACCAGCATGCCGCCCATGAGCGGCTGGTCTTCGAGCAGATGCGCAAGGCTTTGACGGGGCGCCGGCTTCCCTCGCAGGGGCTTCTCATCCCCGAGATCGTCGACCTGCCGGAAGAGGATTGCGACCGGCTGATGCTACACGCGGAAAGCCTGGAACAGCTGGGACTTGCGATCGAACGCTTCGGCCCGGGGGCAATTGCGGTTCGCGAGACGCCCGCCATGCTGGGCGAGATGGACGCGACGCAGCTCGTGCGCGACCTTGCCGACGAGATTGCCGAATGGGACACGGCCGACCGGCTGTCGGCCAAGCTCGAACATGTCGCCGCGACCATGGCATGCCATGGTTCGGTGCGATCAGGCCGGCGGCTTCGGGTCGAGGAAATGAACGCGCTTCTGCGCCAGATGGAGCAGACGCCGGGCTCCGGCCAATGCAATCATGGGCGGCCGACCTATGTGGAGCTCAAGCTCTCTGATATCGAACGGCTGTTCGGACGCAGCTGA
- a CDS encoding putative bifunctional diguanylate cyclase/phosphodiesterase, whose translation MGPAGLGPEHQRQSDQTTTGYTDRLTGLGNRHRLGDKVRQLAADRASDPAPFTVGIVNLDGFKPINDLFGQAAGDEILCQVAHRLKACVPDGATVTRHDGDEFAIVLPLVFERLGAERAGQLIKDVLSAPYDLGDRNVRLSASLGFAVYPFAGEDFEELMKSAETALYRSKRRGRGQITVYSREIAQEMKQATQLEQALRNAIINDTVDVHFQPIVRLRDNRIVGFEALARWIDPDLGFVSPAVFVPLAEERGFIDTLSETLLRKAAEATLAWPRDLFLSFNLSSVQLMDLRTSFNTLSILNSVGFDPRRLEMEITETAVMSSADTARRIIKELKDAGIRISLDDFGTGQSSLGRLREFTFDKVKIDRAFVSAITTDRTSEHIIKAIVSMCEGLDLEVVAEGIETDAEAQKLRELGCGMGQGYYFGKPVDAAATLRYLAENHHDFALVDRASA comes from the coding sequence ATGGGTCCCGCCGGACTAGGCCCTGAGCACCAACGCCAGAGCGACCAGACGACGACAGGCTACACCGATCGCTTGACCGGCCTTGGCAATCGCCATCGGCTGGGCGACAAGGTGCGCCAGCTTGCCGCCGACCGCGCATCGGATCCTGCCCCTTTCACCGTCGGCATCGTCAATCTCGACGGCTTCAAACCGATCAACGACCTGTTCGGCCAGGCCGCGGGCGACGAGATCCTCTGCCAGGTCGCTCATCGGTTAAAGGCCTGTGTGCCGGATGGCGCGACCGTCACCCGCCACGATGGCGATGAATTCGCAATTGTTCTGCCGCTGGTCTTCGAGCGCCTTGGCGCCGAGCGTGCCGGCCAGCTGATCAAGGATGTGCTTTCCGCCCCTTACGATCTCGGCGACCGCAATGTGCGCCTTTCCGCTTCCCTCGGCTTTGCCGTCTATCCCTTTGCCGGCGAAGATTTTGAAGAACTGATGAAGAGTGCCGAGACGGCGCTTTACCGCTCCAAGCGTCGTGGCCGTGGCCAGATCACTGTCTATTCGCGCGAGATCGCCCAGGAGATGAAACAGGCGACGCAGCTCGAACAGGCGCTGCGCAACGCCATCATCAACGATACGGTCGATGTGCATTTCCAGCCGATCGTGCGCCTGCGGGACAACCGCATCGTCGGCTTCGAGGCGCTCGCCCGCTGGATCGATCCCGATCTCGGTTTCGTCTCGCCTGCCGTCTTCGTGCCGCTCGCCGAAGAGCGCGGCTTCATCGACACGCTGTCTGAAACGCTGCTACGCAAGGCAGCCGAAGCGACGCTCGCCTGGCCGCGTGATCTCTTCCTGTCCTTCAATCTCTCCTCGGTCCAGCTGATGGACCTTAGGACCTCGTTCAACACGCTCTCGATTCTGAATAGCGTCGGCTTTGACCCGCGCCGCCTTGAGATGGAAATCACCGAGACGGCCGTCATGTCCTCGGCCGATACTGCACGGCGTATCATCAAGGAATTGAAGGACGCCGGCATCCGCATTTCGCTCGACGATTTCGGCACTGGCCAGTCGAGCCTCGGGCGCTTGCGCGAATTCACCTTCGACAAGGTGAAGATCGACCGCGCCTTCGTCTCGGCCATCACCACTGACCGCACCTCGGAACACATCATCAAGGCGATCGTCAGCATGTGCGAAGGCCTCGATCTCGAGGTTGTTGCCGAAGGCATCGAGACAGATGCAGAAGCCCAGAAGCTGCGCGAACTCGGCTGCGGCATGGGGCAGGGCTATTATTTCGGCAAGCCGGTCGATGCTGCCGCCACCTTGCGTTACCTCGCCGAGAACCACCACGACTTCGCGCTCGTCGATCGCGCCTCCGCCTGA
- a CDS encoding response regulator: MSEFPPAPGQDKRRQGHDNPSAEAALDAALLDAVSEAFSSAFIVYDRNDHLIFASRSARQFLPLPAAFFAPGTRLRDILGAAYDLGLRQPASGQSETILSREEWLTRQIAAHWKERYEIQSCDDSKRWTRFSKRRLPSGFGFCVMSDITEQKRREEQWRADIERVQLTEEILDNLAHPVFVQDRNLQLVAVNKVFCSAISVGADNALGGTIAPLFEAEVAQRLTTVSRQVLETGVTSSLTLTMRLNGDPPRPILVHVQRVGTPGRYLVVASLGEVGSGADLQSPPVDTPETRQDEGGGYAAVDGRLIGRKALLITGDREFEARALEILQLLGLDSCCVRNDDELDAFLSVARSVGVVIDLAIVDVDLDMQCLELLQAVDIDYMTLAENEIATDLAFTVLDRMTALQARPSPADDWEITTEDGPTAREPAVTMRPAEPAAAVPVKPTPPRQPSLVLVAEDNEINQIVFSQILEGLGYAYRICADGEAAVNLCSELKPAIVLMDVTLPGLNGFEAARRIRQSPEDTLVPTPIIGVLAQAFDRDREACFASGMNDVILKPLSPDVVDQAIRRLVPDIARLASTA, translated from the coding sequence GTGAGCGAGTTTCCACCGGCCCCCGGCCAGGATAAGAGACGGCAGGGGCACGACAATCCGTCGGCCGAAGCTGCGCTCGACGCTGCCCTGCTGGATGCGGTGTCCGAAGCCTTCTCCTCCGCCTTCATCGTCTATGATCGCAACGATCATCTGATCTTTGCCAGCCGCAGCGCCCGCCAGTTCCTGCCGCTGCCAGCCGCCTTCTTCGCGCCCGGCACGCGCCTGAGAGATATTCTCGGCGCTGCCTATGACCTCGGCCTGCGCCAGCCGGCGAGTGGCCAGTCGGAGACAATTCTCAGTCGCGAGGAATGGCTGACCCGCCAGATCGCCGCCCACTGGAAGGAGCGCTACGAAATTCAGTCCTGCGACGACAGCAAGCGCTGGACCCGCTTCTCCAAGCGTCGTCTGCCCTCCGGTTTCGGCTTCTGCGTCATGAGCGACATCACCGAGCAGAAACGCCGGGAAGAGCAGTGGCGTGCCGATATCGAGCGCGTCCAGCTGACGGAGGAAATCCTCGACAATCTGGCCCACCCTGTTTTCGTGCAGGACCGCAACCTCCAGCTCGTGGCGGTCAACAAGGTCTTCTGTTCGGCAATTTCCGTTGGTGCGGACAACGCACTGGGCGGGACGATCGCCCCCTTGTTCGAGGCAGAGGTCGCCCAGCGGCTCACGACGGTGTCGCGCCAGGTGCTGGAAACCGGTGTCACATCCTCGCTGACCCTGACCATGCGTCTCAACGGCGATCCACCACGGCCGATCCTCGTGCATGTCCAGCGGGTCGGGACGCCCGGTCGCTATCTGGTTGTCGCAAGCCTTGGCGAAGTCGGCAGTGGTGCTGACCTGCAGTCACCTCCGGTAGACACACCTGAGACGAGGCAGGACGAGGGCGGTGGATATGCGGCAGTCGACGGACGGTTGATCGGCCGCAAGGCATTGCTCATCACCGGCGACCGCGAGTTCGAGGCGAGAGCGCTGGAGATCCTGCAGCTCCTGGGTCTCGACAGCTGCTGCGTCCGCAACGACGACGAACTCGACGCATTCCTGTCCGTCGCCCGCTCGGTGGGTGTGGTCATTGATCTTGCCATCGTCGATGTCGACCTCGACATGCAATGCCTGGAGCTGCTGCAGGCCGTCGATATCGATTACATGACGCTTGCGGAAAACGAAATCGCAACGGACCTCGCCTTTACCGTCCTCGACCGCATGACCGCCCTGCAGGCGCGACCATCTCCTGCGGACGACTGGGAAATCACCACGGAGGATGGTCCGACAGCACGGGAGCCGGCTGTGACCATGCGGCCGGCGGAGCCCGCCGCGGCGGTCCCTGTCAAGCCAACACCGCCACGCCAGCCCTCTCTGGTGCTCGTGGCCGAAGACAACGAGATCAACCAGATCGTCTTTTCGCAGATCCTCGAAGGGCTTGGCTATGCCTATCGCATCTGCGCCGACGGCGAAGCGGCGGTAAACCTCTGCTCTGAATTGAAGCCGGCCATCGTGCTCATGGATGTGACGCTGCCGGGTCTGAACGGTTTCGAGGCCGCCCGCCGCATCCGTCAGTCACCGGAGGACACATTGGTTCCGACGCCGATTATCGGTGTCCTCGCCCAGGCCTTCGACAGGGACCGCGAAGCTTGCTTCGCATCGGGCATGAACGACGTCATCCTGAAGCCGCTGAGCCCTGACGTCGTCGATCAGGCCATTCGCCGCCTCGTTCCCGATATCGCAAGACTGGCGTCCACAGCCTGA
- a CDS encoding trimethylamine methyltransferase family protein produces the protein MDQALAENPGTRRQRSARRGGAIVSPLVVPYIRRNIPTYDILSEENLERIEAVADRILAEIGIEFRDDPAALELWRKAGAEMDGLRVRFPKGMLREILASAPAVFTQHARNPANNVEIGGNAVVFSPAYGSPFVMDLDKGRRYGTIEDFRNLIKLAQSSPWLHHSGGTICEPVDVPVNKRHLDMVYSHMKYSDRPFMGSVTAEDRAEESIEMARILFGADFVDRNCVILGNVNVNSPLVWDGTMTRALRAYARANQAAVIVPFILGGAMGPVTNAGAIAQSLAETMAGCALTQLERKGAPVIFGNFLSSMSLRSGSPTFGTPEPAIGSMVIGQLARRLKLPLRCAGNFSNSKLPDAQAMQEGVMSMLSAVHCGANFILHSAGFVDGLLAMSYEKFVMDTDFCGALHSYLAGVVVDDNTLAMDAFEEVGPGSHFLGSAHTMRNYQTAFWDSALSDNEPFEKWSEAGSTDMATRANARWKKTLAEYEAPPLDIAIDEALLDYVDRTKRAKPDAWY, from the coding sequence ATGGATCAGGCACTTGCGGAAAACCCGGGCACGCGCAGGCAGCGATCGGCTCGCAGGGGTGGGGCGATCGTTTCGCCGCTCGTAGTGCCGTACATCCGACGCAACATCCCGACCTACGACATCCTGTCGGAGGAAAATCTCGAACGTATCGAAGCGGTTGCCGATCGCATCCTCGCCGAAATCGGCATCGAGTTTCGCGACGACCCGGCAGCGCTGGAGCTCTGGCGCAAGGCGGGCGCCGAGATGGATGGACTTCGCGTGCGGTTCCCCAAGGGAATGCTGCGCGAGATCCTTGCCTCGGCCCCGGCAGTCTTTACCCAGCACGCCCGCAATCCGGCCAACAATGTCGAAATCGGCGGCAATGCCGTCGTCTTCTCGCCGGCCTATGGCTCGCCCTTCGTCATGGACCTCGATAAGGGCCGCCGCTATGGCACGATCGAGGACTTCCGCAACCTGATAAAGCTTGCCCAGTCCTCGCCCTGGCTGCACCATTCCGGCGGCACGATCTGCGAACCTGTCGACGTGCCCGTCAACAAGCGCCACCTCGACATGGTCTACAGCCACATGAAATATTCCGACCGCCCTTTCATGGGCTCGGTGACGGCAGAGGACCGTGCCGAAGAATCGATCGAAATGGCCCGCATTCTCTTCGGAGCCGATTTCGTCGACCGGAACTGCGTCATCCTCGGCAATGTCAACGTCAACTCGCCGCTCGTCTGGGACGGCACGATGACCCGGGCCCTGCGTGCCTATGCCCGGGCCAACCAGGCAGCCGTCATCGTCCCCTTCATCCTCGGCGGTGCCATGGGCCCGGTCACCAATGCCGGGGCAATCGCCCAGTCGCTGGCTGAGACCATGGCCGGCTGTGCCCTGACCCAGCTGGAACGTAAGGGTGCGCCGGTCATCTTCGGCAACTTCCTCTCCTCAATGTCCCTGCGTTCGGGCTCGCCGACCTTCGGCACGCCGGAACCTGCGATCGGCTCCATGGTCATAGGCCAGCTCGCCCGGCGGCTGAAGCTGCCGCTCCGCTGTGCCGGAAACTTCTCCAATTCCAAACTGCCGGATGCCCAGGCCATGCAGGAGGGCGTCATGTCGATGCTATCAGCCGTGCATTGCGGCGCGAACTTCATCCTTCATTCGGCCGGCTTCGTCGACGGACTGCTGGCCATGTCCTACGAGAAATTCGTCATGGACACCGATTTCTGCGGCGCCCTCCATTCCTATCTCGCCGGTGTCGTGGTCGACGACAACACACTCGCCATGGATGCCTTCGAAGAGGTCGGCCCCGGCAGTCATTTCCTCGGTTCGGCTCACACCATGCGCAACTACCAGACCGCTTTCTGGGATTCGGCCCTATCGGACAACGAGCCCTTCGAAAAGTGGTCGGAAGCCGGCTCGACCGACATGGCGACGCGTGCCAATGCCCGCTGGAAAAAGACGCTCGCCGAATACGAAGCGCCGCCTTTGGACATCGCCATCGACGAAGCGCTTCTAGACTATGTGGATCGCACAAAGCGCGCCAAGCCGGACGCCTGGTATTGA
- a CDS encoding PRC-barrel domain-containing protein has product MNKSLKTLAAAMLLGSTAMAPFAVAQDATPGATTTPPATMDGTTTTPAPVTPGASTDGTMGTTAQAPADAAGSATYLTEQAENQISVNDFMGQPIYTSDNQSIGDINDLLVQEDGGIVAAVVGVGGFLGIGQKNVAIPFDKITISREMDDATMTGTGDAATTTTTTEAVADAEVRLTTTETADSLRNAPEFRTLSDQAADAGNTGTMAPTDGTTTSSTDN; this is encoded by the coding sequence ATGAACAAGTCTCTCAAGACCCTCGCCGCAGCCATGCTGCTCGGTTCCACCGCAATGGCCCCGTTTGCCGTCGCTCAGGACGCAACTCCGGGTGCAACGACGACGCCGCCGGCCACTATGGACGGCACCACCACGACGCCTGCTCCGGTCACCCCGGGCGCTTCGACGGACGGCACGATGGGCACCACTGCCCAGGCTCCCGCTGACGCTGCCGGCTCGGCCACTTATCTGACGGAACAGGCTGAAAACCAGATCTCGGTCAACGATTTCATGGGCCAGCCGATCTACACCTCCGACAACCAGTCGATCGGTGACATCAACGACCTGCTCGTGCAGGAAGACGGTGGCATCGTCGCCGCAGTTGTCGGCGTGGGTGGCTTCCTCGGCATTGGCCAGAAGAACGTCGCCATCCCGTTCGACAAGATCACCATCAGCCGCGAAATGGATGATGCGACCATGACCGGCACGGGCGATGCAGCCACGACGACGACTACCACCGAGGCTGTCGCTGACGCAGAAGTTCGCCTGACCACCACGGAAACGGCTGACAGCCTGCGCAACGCGCCGGAGTTCCGTACTCTGTCTGACCAGGCTGCCGACGCTGGTAACACGGGCACAATGGCTCCGACCGACGGCACCACCACCTCGTCGACGGACAACTAA
- a CDS encoding LysR substrate-binding domain-containing protein, with protein sequence MTTFRSLIPSANALVIFEAAGRHENFTRAAEELGMSQVAVSYAIRGLEQQLGTQLFERQHRAARLTEVGERFHADVSAGLSRIGRAAEEIRMKGREVNVTLAASTAFASMWMLPRLSALRDDLPDIDLRIQTSVRDLDLDEEDIPLGVRGGNPQDWPHYHSAELAPEIVTAVASPAFVEANGLPDSPEAIARHRLIWLEEPVRQACSWPEWFASAGIDYRPTGRRLAINDYVLVIQAVLAGQGISLGWKHLVERLIDQGQLVEVGGHALRTGQAFHVVWPRSRELSAAATRVRDWLLKQT encoded by the coding sequence ATGACTACATTTCGCAGCCTCATCCCCTCGGCCAATGCGCTGGTGATCTTCGAAGCCGCGGGTCGACACGAGAACTTCACTCGGGCGGCCGAAGAGCTCGGCATGTCGCAGGTGGCGGTCTCCTATGCCATCCGTGGGCTCGAACAACAGCTCGGCACGCAGCTCTTCGAGCGGCAGCACCGGGCAGCGCGGCTGACGGAGGTTGGCGAGCGGTTTCATGCCGATGTCTCGGCCGGGCTATCGCGGATCGGCCGGGCGGCAGAAGAGATCAGGATGAAGGGGCGCGAGGTGAACGTGACGCTGGCGGCCTCCACTGCCTTTGCTTCAATGTGGATGCTGCCGCGACTTTCCGCCCTCAGGGACGACCTGCCCGATATCGACCTCCGGATCCAGACCAGCGTGCGGGATCTCGATCTCGACGAGGAAGACATTCCGCTCGGGGTGCGCGGTGGTAATCCGCAAGACTGGCCGCATTATCATTCGGCGGAGCTGGCGCCGGAGATCGTGACGGCCGTCGCGAGCCCCGCCTTCGTCGAGGCGAACGGCTTGCCGGACAGTCCCGAAGCGATCGCCCGGCACCGGCTGATCTGGCTGGAAGAACCGGTGCGCCAGGCCTGCAGCTGGCCGGAATGGTTTGCCTCGGCCGGGATAGACTATCGGCCAACGGGGCGACGACTGGCGATCAACGACTATGTTCTGGTGATCCAGGCGGTGCTCGCCGGCCAAGGCATTTCGCTCGGCTGGAAGCATCTGGTCGAGCGGTTGATCGACCAGGGGCAACTCGTGGAAGTCGGCGGCCATGCGCTTAGAACCGGTCAGGCCTTCCATGTCGTCTGGCCGCGGTCGCGCGAACTTAGCGCGGCTGCCACACGGGTGCGCGACTGGCTGCTGAAACAGACCTGA